Proteins encoded within one genomic window of Aurantiacibacter spongiae:
- the phoU gene encoding phosphate signaling complex protein PhoU: protein MEHTVKAFDEDITRLRGLIAEMGGLAELAIHQSLDALVRGDEDLAKDVVDNDAKLDKLEAEVDAMAVRILALRAPMADDLREIIAALKIGGVVERIGDYSKNIAKRVGRIEGRTRFEPLLLLPAMGEVASEMVHDVLTAYAARDPVVAREVIERDAKVDAFYDSIFRNLVSHMVENPATISSAAQLLFIARNLERIGDHATNVAEMVHYAATGSYPDDIER, encoded by the coding sequence ATGGAACACACGGTAAAGGCGTTCGACGAGGACATCACTCGCCTTCGCGGTCTTATCGCCGAGATGGGTGGTCTGGCCGAGCTTGCCATCCATCAGTCGCTCGACGCCCTGGTGCGCGGCGACGAGGATCTGGCGAAGGACGTCGTCGATAACGACGCCAAGCTCGACAAGCTCGAAGCGGAGGTGGACGCGATGGCTGTCCGCATACTCGCGTTGCGCGCGCCGATGGCTGATGATCTGCGCGAGATCATTGCCGCTCTGAAGATCGGTGGCGTGGTTGAACGGATCGGCGACTATTCCAAGAACATCGCCAAGCGCGTCGGCCGGATCGAGGGGCGGACGCGGTTCGAACCGCTCCTGTTACTTCCCGCGATGGGCGAGGTCGCGTCTGAGATGGTGCACGACGTGCTTACCGCCTACGCGGCCCGCGACCCCGTAGTCGCAAGGGAAGTCATCGAGCGCGATGCCAAGGTCGATGCCTTTTACGATTCGATCTTCCGCAACCTCGTCAGTCACATGGTCGAAAATCCGGCCACCATCAGCAGTGCGGCGCAGCTGCTGTTCATCGCCCGCAATCTCGAACGCATCGGCGATCACGCTACCAATGTCGCGGAGATGGTCCATTACGCGGCGACCGGATCCTACCCCGACGATATCGAGCGCTGA
- the pstC gene encoding phosphate ABC transporter permease subunit PstC: MSPAISLLIALGLGLAGWLVARRRAYRFLQESQTGRIAALPNYHGWYAALWIAVPMVLFLLVWEAVSGQFVLAHALASPEARALPDSGLLRDRMISEAYNLASGASTTAYSNEARALAEPFREAMLRYDLIGLAIAVIIAGAGAAWAFLRLRPEAKVRTRVERIVLLGLLLASLVAILTTLGIFVTLVFETFRFFGMISPIDFLFGAQWNPDPMSNAANPDPNRYGAIPLFWGTLFIGAIIAMIVAIPFGLMSAIYLTQYARPRLRRWVKPALEILAGVPTVVYGYFAALTVAPAIRDLALSMGVDNPSSESALAAGLVMGIMIIPFVSSMADDSIAAVPQSMRDGSLAVGATTNETIRRVLVPAALPGIVAGVMLAVSRAIGETMIVVMAASTAANLTGNPLEAMTTVTVQIVALLTGEGSFDHPATLAAFALGFVLFLVTLALNFIALRVVRRFREAYE, translated from the coding sequence ATGTCGCCAGCCATCTCGCTTCTCATAGCCCTGGGGCTTGGGCTTGCCGGATGGTTGGTGGCCCGTCGGCGCGCCTATCGCTTCCTGCAGGAATCGCAGACCGGACGCATTGCCGCCCTTCCGAACTATCACGGCTGGTACGCGGCGCTCTGGATTGCCGTGCCGATGGTGCTGTTCCTTCTCGTCTGGGAAGCGGTATCGGGCCAGTTCGTCCTCGCTCACGCGCTTGCCAGCCCCGAAGCGAGAGCCCTGCCGGACAGCGGCCTTCTTCGCGACCGAATGATTTCGGAAGCCTACAATCTCGCTTCCGGCGCATCGACCACCGCCTATTCCAACGAGGCGCGCGCACTAGCCGAACCGTTTCGCGAGGCGATGCTGCGTTATGATCTCATCGGGCTTGCCATCGCCGTCATCATCGCCGGGGCAGGTGCGGCCTGGGCGTTTCTTCGCCTTCGCCCCGAAGCGAAGGTCCGCACGAGGGTGGAACGAATTGTCCTGCTGGGTCTGCTGCTTGCTTCACTTGTTGCCATTCTCACGACGCTAGGGATCTTCGTTACCCTGGTTTTCGAGACATTCCGCTTCTTCGGCATGATTTCGCCCATCGATTTCCTTTTCGGAGCGCAATGGAACCCTGATCCGATGAGCAACGCGGCCAATCCGGACCCGAACCGGTATGGCGCGATCCCGCTGTTCTGGGGAACGCTTTTCATCGGCGCGATCATAGCCATGATCGTCGCCATCCCTTTCGGTCTGATGAGCGCGATCTATCTGACTCAATACGCCAGGCCGCGCCTGCGCCGGTGGGTGAAGCCGGCCCTCGAGATCCTGGCGGGGGTTCCGACCGTGGTCTACGGGTACTTCGCCGCCCTTACCGTGGCGCCGGCCATTCGCGACCTTGCCCTTTCTATGGGGGTCGACAATCCGAGTTCCGAGAGCGCTCTGGCCGCAGGTCTCGTCATGGGAATCATGATCATTCCCTTCGTCAGCTCGATGGCGGACGATTCGATTGCGGCAGTCCCGCAATCGATGCGCGACGGGTCGCTCGCAGTAGGGGCGACGACGAATGAAACGATCCGCCGCGTACTCGTGCCCGCGGCCCTCCCCGGCATCGTCGCCGGAGTGATGCTCGCCGTTAGCCGCGCGATCGGCGAGACTATGATCGTGGTCATGGCTGCCTCGACAGCTGCCAACCTGACCGGAAACCCGCTCGAGGCGATGACGACCGTAACGGTTCAGATCGTTGCGTTGCTTACGGGCGAGGGTAGTTTCGATCATCCTGCCACGCTGGCCGCCTTCGCGCTTGGCTTTGTTCTGTTTCTGGTGACGCTGGCCTTGAACTTCATCGCCCTGCGCGTGGTAAGGAGGTTCCGCGAAGCCTATGAATGA
- a CDS encoding error-prone DNA polymerase — translation MPDSDLLPKRTIELDPESIDAPPRASFVELGLVSCFSFLRGASDAVDLVLTARALGYDAIGIADVNSLAGVVRVHTEAATLKLTPVIGCRIETVEGLAFLAYPTDRAAYGRLCTLISAGRMGTLDGGWQEKGVCDISLPMLADHCEGVQLAVLPPADLAERFTVPGWASNVVSLDGTVRQEAVSGTLSDVLPHLARGLSGLRHLAASYLYRGDDQARIDRLDALARANGLELLATNDVHYHAPDRRPLQDVMTAIRHKTTVAEAGHLLHANAERHLKSPEEMETLFARWPHAITATREVADMCSFSLNELKYEYPDEIYPEAMSPQDYLVQQTWEGAKRRYPNGLPDSVAKTLERELTLIGKLDLARYFLTIKDIVDFARNCDPPILCQGRGSAANSAVCYCLEITSVDPARHALLFDRFISEERKEPPDIDVDFEHERREEVIQYIYNTYGRHRAGLTATVIHYRPRMAIREVGKAMGLSADVTSALAKTVWGGWGKEVSEKHAAETGMDVTDPHLRRVLKLTEQMIGMPRHLSQHVGGFILTQGALTETVPVGNGAMPDRSFIEWDKDDIEALGILKIDVLALGMLTCIRKCLDLLEHHHDRRLTLATVPRDDPETYTMLRKGDSLGVFQVESRAQMNMLPRLRPREFYDLVIQVAIVRPGPIQGDMVHPYLKRRRGEENVVIPAPSPRHGAPDELSSILERTLGVPIFQEQAMKIALDAAKFSSAEANRLRKAMATFRSRGMVDELQDMMVERMVKRGYDRDFAQRCFNQIRGFGEYGFPESHAASFALLVYVSSWLKCHFPAAFGCALLNSQPMGFYAPAQIVRDAREHGVKVLPADVNHSDWDCTLEKLHADMVHSDVADHGRQDRHIALRLGLRQVDGLPEHVAAQLIAERAINGLYRDVTELRDRAQVGPAHIERLASADCFGSLDLTRRQALWDARSLTGAADLPLFAHADERDEGAEQGRAFLPRMPLSEEVVADYQTTRLSLKAHPMAFLRPHLAERGFVRACDLRNRKFRSMVHVAGVVLIRQRPGSAKGVCFITLEDETGVINLVVWPDLKERQRTVVMGSRLMEVRGRVEYDDEVIHVIAHHMTDATHELHRLSDDLLNAPVARADHVNSPLPSKLNPRDDLRTGANDPYRKAETVEPWEPPPAGNRECGWHQGHPRDVRVIPKSRDFH, via the coding sequence GTGCCCGATAGCGACCTCCTTCCCAAGCGTACGATAGAGCTTGATCCCGAAAGCATCGATGCGCCGCCCCGTGCGTCGTTCGTCGAACTGGGCCTGGTTTCCTGCTTCAGCTTCCTGCGCGGTGCGTCGGATGCGGTCGATCTGGTGCTGACCGCCCGTGCGCTGGGCTACGATGCCATCGGCATTGCCGACGTCAATTCGCTGGCGGGCGTGGTGCGTGTCCATACCGAGGCCGCGACGCTTAAACTGACTCCGGTGATAGGTTGCCGGATCGAAACCGTCGAAGGCCTGGCATTCCTCGCCTATCCCACCGATCGCGCAGCCTATGGCCGGCTATGTACGCTGATCTCCGCGGGTCGGATGGGTACGCTGGACGGAGGGTGGCAGGAAAAGGGCGTGTGCGACATCAGCCTGCCGATGCTGGCCGACCACTGCGAAGGGGTGCAGCTTGCCGTGCTGCCGCCTGCCGACCTCGCCGAACGCTTTACCGTGCCGGGATGGGCGAGCAATGTCGTTTCGCTCGACGGGACCGTCCGGCAGGAAGCGGTGTCCGGTACGCTCTCCGACGTCCTGCCGCACCTTGCCCGCGGCCTTTCGGGGCTGCGGCATCTGGCCGCAAGCTACCTCTATCGCGGAGATGACCAGGCGCGGATCGACCGTCTGGATGCGCTGGCCCGCGCCAACGGGCTGGAACTGCTGGCCACCAACGACGTGCACTACCACGCGCCCGACCGGCGGCCCCTGCAGGACGTGATGACCGCCATTCGCCACAAGACAACGGTCGCTGAGGCCGGGCACCTGCTTCACGCCAATGCGGAGCGGCACCTGAAAAGTCCCGAGGAAATGGAAACTCTGTTTGCTCGCTGGCCCCACGCCATCACGGCAACGCGCGAAGTGGCGGATATGTGCTCTTTCAGCCTTAACGAGTTGAAATACGAATATCCCGACGAGATCTACCCCGAAGCGATGAGCCCGCAGGACTACCTGGTCCAGCAGACCTGGGAGGGTGCAAAACGACGCTATCCCAACGGCCTGCCCGACAGTGTTGCCAAGACGCTGGAACGCGAGTTGACGCTGATCGGCAAGCTCGACCTCGCGCGTTATTTCCTTACCATCAAGGACATTGTCGATTTTGCCCGGAATTGCGATCCTCCGATCCTGTGTCAGGGGCGGGGCAGCGCGGCCAATTCCGCCGTATGCTATTGTCTGGAAATCACCAGCGTCGATCCGGCTCGCCATGCCCTGCTGTTCGATCGCTTCATTTCGGAAGAACGCAAGGAGCCTCCCGACATCGACGTCGATTTCGAGCACGAACGACGCGAGGAGGTCATCCAGTATATTTACAACACATATGGCCGCCACCGCGCCGGGCTGACCGCGACGGTCATCCACTACCGCCCGCGCATGGCGATCCGGGAGGTGGGCAAGGCGATGGGGTTGTCGGCGGACGTGACCAGCGCGCTGGCCAAGACCGTGTGGGGCGGGTGGGGCAAGGAAGTGAGCGAGAAGCACGCCGCCGAAACGGGCATGGACGTGACCGATCCGCATCTCAGGCGTGTTCTCAAGCTGACCGAGCAGATGATTGGAATGCCGCGACATCTTTCGCAGCATGTCGGGGGGTTCATCCTGACCCAGGGTGCGTTGACCGAAACGGTGCCGGTCGGCAATGGCGCCATGCCCGATCGCAGCTTCATCGAATGGGACAAGGACGATATCGAAGCGCTTGGCATCCTCAAGATCGACGTACTGGCCCTGGGCATGCTCACCTGCATCCGCAAGTGTCTGGACTTGCTGGAGCATCACCACGATCGCCGGCTGACTCTCGCCACCGTGCCGCGCGATGATCCGGAAACCTACACGATGCTCCGCAAGGGCGATTCGCTAGGGGTGTTCCAAGTGGAAAGCCGCGCGCAGATGAACATGCTGCCGCGCCTGCGTCCACGCGAATTCTACGATCTCGTCATTCAGGTGGCGATCGTGCGGCCGGGCCCGATCCAGGGGGACATGGTCCATCCGTATCTCAAGCGCCGCCGGGGGGAGGAGAATGTGGTCATCCCCGCCCCTTCGCCCCGGCATGGCGCGCCGGACGAGCTTTCCAGTATTCTCGAGCGTACGCTCGGTGTGCCGATCTTTCAGGAACAGGCGATGAAGATCGCGCTCGACGCCGCGAAATTCTCCAGTGCAGAGGCCAATCGTCTGCGCAAGGCCATGGCGACCTTCCGCAGCCGCGGAATGGTTGACGAGTTGCAGGATATGATGGTCGAGCGCATGGTCAAGCGCGGGTACGATCGCGATTTCGCCCAGCGCTGTTTCAACCAGATACGCGGTTTCGGCGAATACGGCTTTCCCGAAAGTCACGCGGCCAGTTTCGCGCTGCTGGTCTACGTGTCGAGCTGGCTGAAATGCCATTTCCCGGCGGCTTTCGGCTGCGCGTTGCTCAATTCGCAGCCCATGGGCTTCTACGCGCCGGCCCAGATCGTGCGCGATGCGAGAGAGCATGGGGTGAAGGTGCTGCCCGCGGACGTGAACCATTCGGACTGGGACTGCACGCTCGAGAAACTGCACGCCGACATGGTGCACAGCGATGTGGCCGATCATGGACGCCAGGACCGACATATAGCCCTGCGGTTGGGTCTGCGGCAGGTGGACGGCCTGCCCGAACACGTTGCAGCGCAACTCATCGCCGAACGTGCGATCAACGGGCTGTATCGCGACGTCACCGAATTGCGAGATCGGGCGCAGGTCGGCCCCGCGCATATCGAGAGGTTGGCCAGCGCGGATTGCTTCGGATCGCTCGATCTGACGCGGCGGCAGGCGTTATGGGATGCGCGGAGTCTGACGGGAGCGGCAGACCTGCCGCTGTTCGCCCATGCGGACGAGCGCGACGAGGGGGCGGAGCAGGGCCGCGCCTTCCTGCCGCGAATGCCTTTATCGGAAGAGGTGGTTGCCGATTACCAGACAACGCGCCTCAGTTTGAAGGCGCATCCCATGGCTTTTCTCCGCCCGCATCTGGCCGAGCGCGGTTTCGTGCGCGCCTGCGATCTCAGGAACCGGAAGTTCCGCTCCATGGTGCATGTCGCGGGCGTGGTGCTGATCCGCCAGCGACCTGGCAGCGCCAAGGGGGTATGCTTCATCACGCTGGAGGACGAGACAGGGGTCATCAATCTGGTCGTCTGGCCCGACCTGAAGGAAAGGCAGCGCACGGTTGTGATGGGATCACGGCTGATGGAAGTGCGCGGCCGGGTCGAGTACGACGACGAGGTGATCCATGTCATAGCTCACCACATGACCGATGCGACACATGAACTGCATCGCCTGTCGGACGATCTGCTCAACGCCCCCGTCGCGCGGGCAGACCATGTCAATTCGCCGCTGCCTTCCAAGCTCAACCCACGTGACGATCTGCGGACGGGCGCGAACGATCCCTATCGGAAGGCCGAAACCGTCGAACCATGGGAGCCACCCCCTGCCGGCAATCGCGAATGCGGTTGGCATCAGGGCCATCCGCGCGATGTGAGGGTCATCCCCAAATCGCGCGACTTTCATTGA
- a CDS encoding extensin family protein, translated as MTCATAAGLVVWISQNVQPAAERLFGSPVRTVEQLGTYNCRQLYGAPAGRWSEHATGNAIDISAFQLEDGRRISLLEGWEEEGSEARFLHVVRDAACLSFGTVLSPDYNAAHADHLHLDQGRSAAFSTCR; from the coding sequence ATGACCTGTGCCACAGCCGCGGGGCTCGTCGTCTGGATCAGTCAGAACGTGCAGCCCGCAGCAGAACGTCTTTTCGGATCGCCCGTTCGAACCGTCGAACAGCTGGGTACCTATAACTGTCGCCAACTTTATGGCGCCCCAGCCGGTCGCTGGAGCGAACACGCAACGGGTAATGCCATCGATATCTCCGCTTTTCAGCTCGAAGACGGTCGGCGTATCAGTCTGCTCGAGGGTTGGGAGGAGGAGGGTAGCGAAGCGAGGTTCCTGCATGTGGTTCGAGATGCCGCGTGTCTCAGTTTCGGCACCGTCCTTTCACCCGATTACAACGCGGCGCACGCCGACCATCTTCACCTGGATCAAGGTCGATCAGCCGCATTCAGCACATGTCGATAA
- a CDS encoding UdgX family uracil-DNA binding protein (This protein belongs to the uracil DNA glycosylase superfamily, members of which act in excision repair of DNA. However, it belongs more specifically to UdgX branch, whose founding member was found to bind uracil in DNA (where it does not belong), without cleaving it, appears to promote DNA repair by a pathway involving RecA, rather than base excision.) — MTSLSHVRLGTYFVVHMPRSDDFAFWRDRARQLVQCDVPPDRVAWVEPGGNASLFSHGDRRAPIPDDPDRPVRASRRFVALAKNAALHSDPERFALLYSLLWRLQSQPRLLEDKADSEVRRLEELDKAVRRDSHKMHAFVRFRMVEDESGGSEHYVAWFEPDHHIVRANAGFFVRRFANMNWSILTPRGTLHWDGEIVREGPPAQKSDAPQGDPAEDLWRKYYASIFNPARLKIGAMLKEMPRKYWKNMPETSLIPELVAGAQNREAQMVEAGTLEFEERPETLQAIDKAIHACRKCPIGELDNQAVMGEGPNDAALMIVGEQPGDQEDQAGRPFVGPAGQVLDAHMERAGIDRRNTYVTNAVKHFKYVQRGKRRLHQSPTAKEIDVCRWWQEAERAIVKPKVILALGASAARGMLGKTVSISKVRGEPIALDDGSELWVTAHPSYLLRLDGAAKEEQERLFAADLAAVKERVEELTA; from the coding sequence ATGACGTCGCTCAGCCACGTCAGGCTCGGCACATATTTCGTCGTCCACATGCCGCGCAGCGATGATTTCGCCTTCTGGCGCGATCGGGCGCGGCAACTGGTGCAATGCGACGTCCCACCCGATCGCGTGGCCTGGGTCGAACCGGGTGGCAATGCCTCCCTGTTCAGTCACGGCGACCGACGCGCGCCCATTCCCGACGATCCCGATCGCCCGGTACGCGCGAGCAGGCGGTTCGTCGCATTGGCGAAGAACGCGGCGCTGCATTCCGATCCCGAGCGGTTCGCGCTGTTGTACAGTCTGCTCTGGCGACTGCAGTCGCAACCCCGCCTGCTGGAAGACAAGGCCGATAGCGAAGTGCGCCGGCTGGAGGAACTGGACAAGGCTGTGCGCCGCGACAGCCACAAGATGCACGCCTTCGTGCGATTCCGCATGGTCGAGGACGAGAGCGGGGGAAGCGAGCATTATGTGGCCTGGTTCGAGCCTGACCACCATATCGTGCGCGCCAATGCCGGCTTTTTCGTGCGTCGCTTCGCTAACATGAACTGGTCGATCCTTACGCCGCGCGGAACGCTGCACTGGGATGGCGAAATCGTGCGGGAAGGACCGCCGGCGCAGAAATCGGATGCGCCGCAGGGTGATCCTGCGGAAGATCTCTGGCGGAAATATTACGCATCCATCTTCAATCCCGCGCGTTTGAAGATCGGGGCGATGCTGAAGGAAATGCCCCGGAAGTACTGGAAGAACATGCCGGAAACCTCGCTCATTCCCGAGTTGGTGGCGGGCGCGCAGAACCGGGAGGCGCAGATGGTGGAAGCAGGCACGCTGGAATTCGAGGAGCGACCTGAAACGCTCCAGGCGATCGACAAGGCGATCCACGCATGCCGCAAGTGCCCGATCGGCGAACTCGACAACCAGGCGGTGATGGGCGAAGGTCCGAACGACGCTGCGCTGATGATCGTGGGGGAGCAGCCGGGCGATCAGGAGGACCAGGCCGGCCGCCCCTTCGTCGGTCCTGCCGGGCAGGTGCTGGACGCGCATATGGAACGGGCCGGGATCGATCGGCGCAACACCTATGTCACCAATGCGGTCAAACATTTCAAATATGTCCAGCGTGGCAAGCGGCGTTTGCACCAGTCGCCCACGGCCAAGGAAATCGACGTGTGCCGCTGGTGGCAGGAAGCCGAGCGCGCCATTGTGAAGCCCAAGGTCATCCTGGCTCTGGGGGCCAGCGCGGCGCGCGGGATGCTGGGCAAGACGGTCAGCATTTCCAAGGTGCGCGGGGAACCTATCGCGCTCGACGATGGCAGCGAATTGTGGGTGACGGCCCACCCGTCCTACCTGCTGCGGCTCGATGGCGCTGCGAAGGAAGAGCAGGAGCGCCTGTTCGCCGCCGATCTGGCTGCGGTGAAGGAACGGGTGGAGGAACTGACCGCGTGA
- the pstA gene encoding phosphate ABC transporter permease PstA, with protein sequence MNDTSASTVPPTAPTRTVAFEKRLKKRYAAERRFKMMGLGAVVFSIVVLVFLLVTMTINGLGGFQRAELSVPVDLSQAALSIDEPVTNADEAISSLQRQGLPEVVQYSASEALGDEAADQLASDAWRVVADEIVADPSLVDESRTYWLPASEDLATALTGSGQTNLQPLARELTANGALADRFDPGFLTRSDATDPQMVGIWAALKGSILTMIVTLALAFPIGVLAALYLEEYAPRNRWTDLIEVSINNLAAVPSIIFGLLGLAVFLGLFPNLRSAPVIGGMTLALMTMPVIVISGRNAIKAVPPSIRDGALAIGASPVQVVFQHVLPLALPGILTGTIIGMARALGETAPLLLIGMRAFVATPPEGFTDNATVLPMQIFLWSDEIDRGFVERTSAAIIVLLAFLLLMNGLAIYLRNRFEKSW encoded by the coding sequence ATGAATGACACATCCGCCTCGACCGTCCCGCCCACCGCGCCTACCCGAACCGTCGCTTTCGAGAAGCGGCTGAAGAAGCGATACGCGGCGGAAAGGCGCTTCAAGATGATGGGGCTGGGCGCCGTCGTATTCTCGATAGTGGTGCTCGTGTTTCTTCTCGTTACGATGACCATAAACGGTCTTGGTGGTTTCCAGCGCGCAGAATTGTCAGTGCCGGTGGATCTGTCGCAGGCGGCGCTCTCGATCGACGAACCCGTAACGAACGCCGACGAAGCTATTTCCTCCCTGCAGCGGCAGGGTCTGCCCGAAGTCGTCCAGTACAGTGCCTCCGAAGCACTCGGAGACGAGGCGGCAGATCAACTGGCCTCCGATGCCTGGCGTGTCGTAGCCGACGAGATCGTCGCCGACCCCTCTCTGGTCGACGAGAGCCGAACCTACTGGCTCCCCGCCAGCGAAGACCTTGCTACTGCGCTGACAGGTTCCGGCCAGACGAATCTGCAGCCGCTGGCGCGCGAACTGACAGCCAATGGCGCGCTGGCTGACCGCTTCGATCCTGGGTTTCTGACCCGTTCCGACGCAACCGATCCGCAAATGGTCGGTATCTGGGCCGCGTTGAAGGGATCGATCCTCACGATGATCGTCACCCTGGCGCTCGCCTTTCCCATTGGGGTTCTGGCCGCGCTCTATCTCGAGGAATACGCTCCGCGAAACAGGTGGACCGATCTGATCGAGGTGTCGATCAACAATCTGGCGGCGGTCCCGTCGATCATCTTCGGGCTTCTCGGTCTGGCGGTGTTCCTCGGCCTGTTTCCCAACCTTCGCTCGGCTCCGGTCATAGGCGGCATGACGCTTGCGCTGATGACGATGCCCGTCATCGTGATTTCCGGTCGCAATGCGATCAAGGCCGTGCCACCGTCGATCCGCGATGGTGCGCTGGCTATCGGCGCGAGCCCGGTGCAGGTGGTATTCCAGCATGTCCTGCCCCTCGCCCTGCCCGGCATTCTGACCGGCACGATCATCGGCATGGCCCGGGCGCTTGGGGAAACGGCGCCCCTGTTGCTGATCGGGATGCGCGCCTTCGTCGCCACACCGCCCGAAGGCTTTACCGACAATGCGACCGTCCTGCCCATGCAGATTTTCCTCTGGTCCGACGAGATCGACCGCGGCTTCGTCGAACGCACGAGTGCAGCAATCATCGTGCTGCTCGCATTCCTTCTGCTGATGAATGGTTTGGCCATTTATCTGCGCAACCGTTTCGAAAAGAGCTGGTAA
- the pstB gene encoding phosphate ABC transporter ATP-binding protein PstB yields MPSSTPIEAENVAPGETKMRARDVSVYYGKKKAIDEVSIDIFTEFVTAFIGPSGCGKSTFLRALNRMNDTISSARVTGCIELDGEDIYSSDMDVVQLRARVGMVFQKPNPFPKSIYDNIAYGPKIHGLAQSKSDLDEVVEKSLRRAGLWEEVKDRLSDSGTALSGGQQQRLCIARAIAVEPEVILMDEPCSALDPIATAKIEELIDDLRGRYAIVIVTHSMQQAARVSQRTAFFHLGNLIEYGQTSDIFTNPRESRTQDYITGRYG; encoded by the coding sequence ATGCCGTCGAGCACCCCGATCGAGGCCGAGAATGTCGCGCCGGGCGAGACAAAGATGCGCGCCCGCGACGTCTCGGTCTATTACGGGAAAAAAAAGGCGATCGACGAGGTTTCGATCGACATTTTCACCGAATTCGTCACGGCTTTCATCGGGCCTTCGGGCTGCGGAAAATCGACATTCCTGCGGGCGTTGAACCGCATGAACGACACGATATCCTCCGCCCGCGTGACCGGCTGCATCGAACTCGACGGGGAGGATATCTACTCTTCGGACATGGACGTGGTCCAGTTGCGAGCCCGCGTCGGAATGGTTTTCCAGAAACCGAACCCCTTTCCGAAATCGATCTATGACAACATCGCCTATGGCCCCAAGATTCACGGGTTGGCGCAGAGCAAGTCCGATCTCGACGAAGTGGTCGAAAAGAGCCTGCGCCGCGCCGGTCTATGGGAAGAGGTAAAGGACAGGTTGAGCGATTCCGGCACAGCCCTGTCCGGGGGGCAGCAGCAGCGACTGTGCATTGCGCGGGCCATCGCGGTGGAACCCGAGGTTATCCTCATGGACGAGCCATGCAGCGCGCTCGATCCGATTGCGACGGCCAAGATCGAGGAACTCATCGACGACCTGCGCGGCCGCTACGCCATAGTGATCGTTACGCACTCGATGCAGCAGGCGGCGCGTGTTTCGCAACGAACCGCCTTCTTCCATCTGGGCAATCTGATAGAATACGGACAGACTTCGGACATATTCACCAATCCGCGTGAATCGCGGACGCAGGATTACATTACTGGCAGGTACGGTTGA
- the phoB gene encoding phosphate regulon transcriptional regulator PhoB, with the protein MTAPKLLLVEDDTALAELLEYRFGSEGYDVRVTSDGDEALILAEEDVPDLVILDWMIEGTSGIEVCRRLRREKATAHVPIIMLTAREGEDDRVRGLETGADDYLTKPFSPRELLARVAAVLRRVRPALAGETIEAGDLKLDPVAHRVERRGRQLQMGPTEYRLIKFFMEHPRRVFSRGQLLDSVWGTGSEIEERTVDVHIRRLRKAIAVENARDPIRTVRSAGYALEPV; encoded by the coding sequence ATGACTGCTCCGAAACTTCTGCTTGTCGAAGACGATACCGCCCTTGCCGAGCTGCTCGAATATCGCTTCGGCAGTGAAGGATACGATGTGCGCGTGACATCCGATGGGGACGAGGCGCTGATCCTGGCGGAGGAGGACGTACCCGATCTCGTCATTCTCGACTGGATGATCGAGGGTACGAGCGGTATCGAGGTTTGCCGGCGCCTGCGACGGGAAAAGGCTACTGCCCACGTGCCCATTATTATGCTCACCGCGCGCGAGGGAGAGGACGATCGTGTCCGCGGCCTCGAGACGGGTGCCGACGATTACCTGACCAAGCCCTTTTCTCCCCGCGAGTTGCTAGCGCGCGTCGCAGCCGTCCTTCGCCGCGTGCGTCCCGCACTGGCCGGAGAGACGATCGAAGCCGGCGATCTGAAACTCGATCCCGTCGCGCATCGAGTGGAACGTCGCGGAAGGCAACTGCAGATGGGACCGACGGAATACCGGCTCATAAAGTTCTTCATGGAGCACCCCCGCCGCGTTTTCTCTCGCGGGCAATTGCTCGATTCAGTCTGGGGAACGGGCAGCGAAATCGAAGAGCGAACCGTGGACGTCCATATCAGGCGGTTGCGCAAGGCTATTGCGGTGGAGAACGCTCGCGACCCCATCCGGACAGTTCGTTCGGCTGGTTATGCGCTGGAACCCGTATGA